One genomic window of Cupriavidus oxalaticus includes the following:
- the ugpE gene encoding sn-glycerol-3-phosphate ABC transporter permease UgpE: protein MVERRPFLDFLTHAVLILGIVVVVFPVYLTFVASTLTAEEVLDAPMTLIPGSHLIENYRTVLFQGVGEAASPVSTMMKNSLIMALGIALGKIAISIISAFAIVYFKFPLRKTFFWLIFITLMLPVEVRILPTYKVVSDLGLLDSYFGLTIPIIASATATFLFRQFFLTIPDELAEAARIDGAGPLRFFWDVVLPLSRTSIAALFVIQFIYGWNQYLWPLLITTQKSMTPVVVGVTQMISRSGDAATDWNLVMATVMLAMIPPAVVVVLMQKWFVKGLVETEK, encoded by the coding sequence ATGGTAGAACGACGTCCTTTCCTTGATTTCCTGACCCACGCGGTGCTGATTCTCGGCATCGTGGTGGTGGTGTTCCCGGTGTACCTGACCTTCGTCGCGTCGACGCTGACTGCGGAAGAAGTGCTGGACGCGCCGATGACGCTGATCCCGGGCAGCCACCTGATCGAGAACTATCGCACCGTGCTGTTCCAGGGCGTGGGCGAGGCCGCATCGCCGGTCTCGACCATGATGAAGAACAGCCTGATCATGGCGCTCGGCATTGCGCTGGGCAAGATCGCGATCTCGATCATCTCGGCCTTTGCCATCGTCTATTTCAAGTTCCCGCTGCGCAAGACCTTCTTCTGGCTGATCTTCATCACGCTGATGCTGCCGGTCGAGGTGCGGATCCTGCCGACCTACAAGGTCGTGTCGGACCTTGGGCTGCTCGACAGCTACTTCGGGTTGACCATTCCGATCATCGCGTCGGCGACCGCGACCTTCCTGTTCCGCCAGTTCTTCCTGACCATTCCCGATGAACTGGCGGAAGCCGCGCGCATCGACGGCGCGGGGCCACTGCGCTTTTTCTGGGACGTGGTGCTGCCGCTGTCGCGCACCAGCATCGCCGCGCTGTTCGTGATCCAGTTCATCTACGGCTGGAACCAGTACCTGTGGCCGCTGCTGATCACCACGCAGAAGTCGATGACGCCGGTGGTGGTGGGCGTGACGCAGATGATCTCGCGCTCGGGCGATGCCGCCACCGACTGGAACCTGGTGATGGCCACGGTGATGCTGGCGATGATCCCGCCCGCGGTGGTGGTGGTGCTGATGCAGAAGTGGTTCGTCAAGGGCCTGGTCGAAACCGAAAAATAA
- the odhB gene encoding 2-oxoglutarate dehydrogenase complex dihydrolipoyllysine-residue succinyltransferase, translating into MAIVDVKVPQLSESVAEATMLNWKKKPGEAVAQDEILIEIETDKVVLEVPAPSAGVLSIIVKNDGDTVVADEIIAKIDTEATAGAAAPAAAAPAPAAAAPAPAAAAAAAPAAAGGVAMPSAAKLMAEAGLSAGQVAGTGKDGRITKGDALAAAAAPAAKAAPAPAAAKPALQQVSAPVDFAALGDRPEERVPMSRLRARIAERLLQSQATNAILTTFNEVNMKPVMDLRNKYKDRFEKEHGVKLGFMSFFVKAAVHALKKFPLINASIDGNDIVYHGYFDIGIAVGSPRGLVVPILRNADQMSLADIEKKIAEFGVKARDGKLSLDELSGGTFSISNGGVFGSMLSTPIINPPQSAILGVHATKDRPVVEDGQIVIRPMNYLAMSYDHRIIDGREAVLGLVAMKDALEDPARLLLDL; encoded by the coding sequence ATGGCTATTGTTGACGTCAAGGTTCCGCAGCTGTCCGAATCGGTCGCCGAAGCGACCATGCTCAACTGGAAGAAGAAGCCTGGCGAAGCCGTTGCCCAGGACGAGATCCTGATCGAGATCGAAACCGACAAGGTCGTGCTGGAAGTGCCGGCCCCGTCGGCAGGCGTCCTGTCGATCATCGTCAAGAACGACGGCGATACCGTCGTGGCCGATGAAATCATCGCCAAGATCGATACCGAAGCCACTGCTGGTGCCGCCGCCCCGGCTGCTGCCGCTCCGGCGCCCGCCGCCGCTGCCCCGGCACCGGCTGCTGCTGCCGCTGCCGCTCCTGCCGCCGCAGGCGGCGTGGCCATGCCGTCTGCTGCCAAGCTGATGGCCGAAGCCGGCCTGTCGGCTGGCCAGGTTGCCGGCACCGGCAAGGACGGCCGCATCACCAAGGGTGACGCGCTGGCTGCTGCTGCTGCTCCGGCCGCCAAGGCCGCCCCGGCTCCGGCCGCCGCCAAGCCGGCGCTGCAGCAGGTTTCGGCTCCGGTCGACTTCGCCGCACTGGGCGACCGCCCGGAAGAGCGCGTGCCGATGAGCCGCCTGCGCGCCCGTATCGCCGAGCGCCTGCTGCAGTCGCAAGCCACCAACGCCATCCTCACCACCTTCAATGAAGTCAATATGAAGCCGGTGATGGACCTGCGCAACAAGTACAAGGACCGCTTCGAGAAGGAACACGGCGTGAAGCTGGGCTTCATGTCGTTCTTCGTCAAGGCCGCGGTGCACGCGCTGAAGAAGTTCCCGCTGATCAATGCCTCGATCGACGGCAACGACATCGTCTACCACGGCTATTTCGACATCGGTATCGCCGTGGGCTCGCCGCGCGGCCTGGTGGTGCCCATCCTGCGCAATGCCGACCAGATGAGCCTGGCCGACATCGAGAAGAAGATCGCCGAGTTTGGCGTGAAGGCCCGTGACGGCAAGCTGTCGCTGGACGAGCTGAGCGGCGGGACCTTCTCGATCTCCAACGGTGGCGTGTTCGGTTCGATGCTGTCGACCCCGATCATCAACCCGCCGCAATCGGCCATCCTGGGCGTGCACGCCACCAAGGATCGCCCGGTGGTGGAAGACGGCCAGATCGTGATCCGCCCGATGAACTACCTGGCCATGTCCTACGACCACCGCATCATCGACGGCCGCGAAGCCGTGCTGGGCCTGGTCGCCATGAAGGACGCGCTGGAAGATCCGGCCCGCCTGCTGCTGGACCTGTAA
- the ugpA gene encoding sn-glycerol-3-phosphate ABC transporter permease UgpA, whose protein sequence is MEKRVVFRSPWLPYLLVLPQIAITLIFFFLPAGQALYQSMLQQDAFGINLEFVGLDNFRMLWNDPLYVESFQTTAIFAIGVTVVGLTTALALAYFADRVIRAAVGYKTLLIWPYAVAPAVAGVLWMFMFNPTLGVVSYALRKMGVEWNFLLNGNQALLLVVLAAAWKQISYNFLFFLAGLQSIPRSLIEAAAIDGAGPWRRFWSIIFPLLSPTTFFLMVINVVYAFFDTFAIIDAVTHGGPFNSTNTLVYKVFHDGFRGMDIGGSAAQSVVLMVIVIALTVVQFRYVERKVQY, encoded by the coding sequence ATGGAAAAACGCGTTGTTTTCCGCTCGCCGTGGCTGCCGTATCTGCTGGTCTTGCCGCAGATCGCGATCACGCTGATCTTCTTTTTCCTGCCCGCGGGGCAGGCGCTGTATCAATCGATGCTGCAACAGGATGCCTTCGGCATCAACCTGGAGTTTGTTGGCCTCGATAACTTCCGCATGCTGTGGAACGACCCGCTGTATGTGGAGTCATTCCAGACCACTGCGATCTTCGCCATCGGCGTCACCGTGGTGGGCCTGACCACCGCGCTGGCGCTGGCCTATTTTGCCGATCGCGTGATCCGCGCCGCGGTCGGCTACAAGACCTTGCTGATCTGGCCGTACGCGGTCGCGCCGGCGGTGGCGGGCGTGCTGTGGATGTTCATGTTCAACCCGACGCTGGGCGTGGTCTCGTACGCACTGCGCAAGATGGGCGTGGAATGGAATTTCCTGCTCAACGGCAACCAGGCGCTGCTGCTGGTGGTGCTGGCCGCGGCATGGAAGCAGATCAGCTACAACTTCCTGTTCTTCCTGGCCGGGCTGCAGAGCATCCCGCGCTCGCTGATCGAGGCCGCGGCCATCGACGGCGCCGGGCCGTGGCGCCGCTTCTGGTCGATCATCTTCCCGCTGCTGTCGCCGACCACTTTTTTCCTGATGGTGATCAACGTGGTCTACGCCTTCTTCGATACCTTCGCCATCATCGACGCGGTCACGCATGGCGGCCCGTTCAACTCGACCAACACGCTGGTGTACAAGGTTTTCCATGACGGCTTCCGCGGCATGGATATTGGTGGCTCGGCCGCGCAGTCGGTGGTGCTGATGGTGATCGTGATCGCGCTGACCGTGGTGCAGTTCCGCTACGTGGAACGCAAGGTCCAGTACTGA
- a CDS encoding sn-glycerol-3-phosphate import ATP-binding protein UgpC yields the protein MAKLSLRNVQKTYAGGTQVVHGIDMEIADGEFIVIVGPSGCGKSTLLRMVAGLETITGGEIHIGDKIVNNLEPAERDIAMVFQNYALYPHMSVYDNMAYGLKIRGMAKAEIQQRVEHAAGILELSPLLDRKPRQLSGGQRQRVAMGRAIVREPAVFLFDEPLSNLDAKLRVQMRLELKDLHRRLGTTSLYVTHDQVEAMTLADRMMVLNAGRVEQIGTPLQVYSKPASTFVAGFIGSPPMNLIPVVRNGAGNGGAQMRVVAKEGADSAPATLGHLPMGLHLPEQALLGLRPEHIEPCAAHEAIAEVDVRVVEALGADSFAYGSLGGQPVVVRLESHARVSAGDRLPVTSSPDHLHFFAPDTGKRIEA from the coding sequence ATGGCAAAACTGTCGCTTCGCAACGTTCAGAAAACCTACGCCGGCGGTACCCAGGTGGTGCACGGCATCGACATGGAAATCGCCGACGGCGAGTTCATCGTCATCGTCGGCCCTTCGGGCTGCGGCAAGTCAACGCTGCTGCGCATGGTGGCGGGGCTGGAAACCATCACCGGGGGCGAGATCCATATCGGCGACAAGATCGTCAACAACCTGGAGCCGGCCGAGCGGGACATCGCCATGGTGTTCCAGAACTACGCGCTCTACCCGCACATGAGCGTGTACGACAACATGGCCTACGGCCTGAAGATCCGCGGCATGGCCAAGGCCGAGATCCAGCAGCGCGTGGAGCATGCCGCCGGCATCCTGGAGCTGTCGCCGCTGCTGGACCGCAAGCCGCGCCAGCTGTCGGGCGGGCAGCGCCAGCGCGTGGCCATGGGCCGTGCCATCGTGCGCGAGCCGGCGGTGTTCCTGTTCGACGAGCCGCTGTCCAACCTCGACGCCAAGCTGCGCGTGCAGATGCGGCTGGAACTGAAGGACCTGCATCGCCGCCTCGGCACCACCAGCCTGTACGTGACCCACGACCAGGTCGAGGCGATGACGCTGGCCGACCGCATGATGGTGCTCAACGCGGGCCGCGTGGAGCAGATCGGCACGCCGCTGCAAGTCTATTCGAAGCCGGCCAGCACCTTTGTTGCGGGCTTTATCGGTTCGCCGCCGATGAACCTGATCCCGGTGGTTCGCAACGGCGCGGGCAATGGTGGCGCGCAGATGCGGGTGGTGGCGAAGGAGGGCGCCGACAGCGCTCCCGCCACGCTCGGCCACCTGCCGATGGGACTGCACCTGCCCGAACAGGCGTTGCTGGGACTGCGGCCGGAACATATCGAGCCGTGCGCCGCGCACGAGGCCATCGCCGAGGTCGATGTGCGCGTGGTGGAGGCGCTCGGCGCCGACTCGTTCGCCTATGGTTCGCTCGGCGGCCAGCCGGTGGTGGTGCGGCTGGAGAGCCATGCGCGCGTGAGCGCAGGCGACCGCCTGCCTGTGACCTCGTCGCCTGACCACCTCCATTTCTTCGCGCCGGATACCGGCAAGCGCATCGAGGCCTGA
- the zapE gene encoding cell division protein ZapE: MNVTEYYKKELKERGYTSDEAQLRAVARLQQCYDEWVAYKSRRNNALKKLLVRPDVPKGVYMWGGVGRGKSFLMDSFYTCVPVVRKTRLHFHEFMREVHRQLEELRGRPDPLDELARRIARRFRLICFDEFHVSDVADAMILHRLLQQLFDNGVQFVMTSNYRPDLLYTDGLHRDRVLPAIALIQQKMDVLNVDAGIDYRKRALEQVQAYHTPLDASANSALRDAFTSIAGVADESPLLHIEHRELRSLRKANGVVWFDFATLCGGPRSQNDYLELASQFHTVILSDVPRMTPRMSSEARRFTWLIDVFYDHKVKLLMSAEVPADELYTEGQMANEFHRTVSRIIEMQSREYLESERRTMDTSLT; encoded by the coding sequence ATGAACGTCACTGAGTACTACAAAAAGGAACTGAAGGAGCGCGGCTACACATCCGACGAGGCGCAGTTGCGTGCCGTGGCGCGGCTGCAGCAGTGCTACGACGAATGGGTGGCCTACAAGAGCCGCCGCAACAACGCGCTGAAGAAGCTGCTGGTCCGTCCCGACGTGCCCAAGGGCGTCTACATGTGGGGCGGGGTGGGGCGCGGCAAGTCTTTCCTGATGGACAGCTTCTATACCTGCGTGCCGGTGGTGCGCAAGACGCGGCTGCACTTCCACGAATTCATGCGCGAGGTCCATCGCCAGCTGGAAGAGCTGCGCGGCCGCCCGGACCCGCTGGATGAACTGGCCAGGCGCATCGCGCGCCGGTTCCGGCTGATCTGTTTCGACGAGTTCCATGTCAGCGACGTCGCCGACGCGATGATCCTGCACCGCCTGCTGCAGCAGCTGTTCGACAACGGCGTGCAGTTCGTGATGACTTCCAACTACCGGCCGGACCTGCTCTATACGGACGGCCTGCACCGCGACCGGGTGCTGCCTGCCATCGCGCTGATCCAGCAGAAGATGGACGTGCTCAACGTCGATGCCGGCATCGACTACCGCAAGCGCGCACTGGAACAGGTGCAGGCTTACCACACGCCGCTCGACGCCAGCGCGAACTCGGCGCTGCGCGATGCCTTCACGTCGATTGCCGGCGTGGCCGACGAGTCGCCGCTGCTGCATATCGAGCACCGCGAACTGCGCTCGCTGCGCAAGGCCAATGGCGTGGTGTGGTTCGACTTCGCCACGCTATGCGGCGGGCCGCGCTCGCAGAACGATTACCTGGAGCTGGCTTCGCAGTTCCATACCGTGATCCTGTCCGACGTGCCGCGCATGACGCCGCGCATGTCGTCGGAAGCACGGCGCTTTACCTGGCTGATCGACGTCTTCTACGACCACAAGGTCAAGCTGCTGATGTCGGCAGAAGTGCCGGCGGACGAACTCTACACAGAGGGGCAGATGGCCAACGAATTCCACCGGACCGTG
- the ugpQ gene encoding glycerophosphodiester phosphodiesterase has product MPAIADTQSWPYPRHIAHRGAGKLAPENTLAAFRHGAAFGYRMFEFDVKLTADGKPVLMHDATLDRTTSGKGRVDALTLGELALLDAGSWHGPAWAGEPVPTLAAIARYTQANGFLANIEIKPVPGTEARTGAAVALDAAALWAGAAVPPLLSSFSEETLTAAARVAPDLPRALLLDKLPADWLERLRRLGCVALDANYRELDEGVIASAHAAGYRVLSYTVNDPAKAAQLLGWGLDGLITDAVDKIEPHV; this is encoded by the coding sequence ATGCCAGCCATCGCAGACACCCAGTCCTGGCCGTACCCGCGCCATATCGCGCATCGCGGCGCGGGCAAGCTGGCGCCCGAGAACACGCTCGCCGCGTTCCGCCACGGCGCCGCCTTTGGGTACCGGATGTTCGAGTTCGACGTCAAGCTGACTGCCGACGGCAAGCCGGTGCTGATGCACGACGCGACGCTCGACCGCACCACCAGCGGCAAGGGCAGGGTCGATGCGCTGACGCTTGGCGAGTTGGCGCTGCTCGATGCCGGCAGCTGGCACGGCCCGGCCTGGGCCGGAGAGCCGGTGCCGACGCTGGCCGCCATCGCCCGCTATACGCAGGCCAACGGCTTCCTGGCCAATATCGAGATCAAGCCGGTGCCCGGCACCGAAGCGCGCACCGGCGCGGCGGTCGCGCTAGATGCCGCGGCGCTGTGGGCTGGCGCTGCGGTGCCGCCGCTGCTGTCGTCGTTCTCGGAAGAGACACTGACTGCGGCAGCACGCGTGGCGCCAGACCTGCCGCGAGCGCTGCTGCTCGACAAGCTGCCGGCCGACTGGCTCGAGCGGTTGCGCCGGCTCGGCTGCGTGGCACTCGATGCGAATTACCGAGAGCTGGACGAGGGCGTCATTGCGTCCGCGCACGCGGCCGGCTACCGCGTCCTCAGCTATACCGTGAACGACCCGGCGAAGGCCGCGCAACTGCTGGGCTGGGGGCTGGACGGGCTGATCACCGATGCCGTCGACAAGATAGAGCCGCACGTCTGA
- the lpdA gene encoding dihydrolipoyl dehydrogenase, whose translation MSKQFDVLVIGAGPGGYIAAIRAGQLGLNVACCEGNAYDDPKNEPRLGGTCLNVGCIPSKALLASSEEFENAQHHLADHGITVGDVKVDVSKMLKRKDDIVGKMTKGIEFLFRKNKVTLLKGYGKFVGKTAEGFQVEIAGEVVTAKQVIIATGSKARHLPGIKVDNDLVSDNEGALKFPAVPKKLGVIGAGVIGLELGSVWRRLGSDVTVLEALPAFLGAADEGVAKEAQKQLTKQGLKFSLGVNVSEVTTGKNGVTVKYTDKDGAAQTLEVDRLIVSVGRVPNTDNLGLDAVGLAADQRGFIEVDDHCATKVPGLWAIGDVVRGPMLAHKAEDEGVAVAERIAGQKPHIDYNCVPWVIYTFPEIAWVGKTEAQLKAEGREFKAGQFPFMANGRALGMGHADGFVKMLADAKTDEILGVHIVAANASDLIAEAVVAMEFKAASEDIGRVCHPHPSMSEVMREAALAVDKRQLNM comes from the coding sequence ATGAGCAAACAATTCGACGTGCTGGTGATCGGCGCCGGCCCCGGCGGCTATATCGCCGCGATCCGCGCCGGCCAGCTCGGCCTGAACGTGGCCTGCTGCGAAGGCAACGCCTACGACGATCCCAAGAACGAGCCGCGCCTGGGCGGCACCTGCCTGAACGTGGGCTGCATCCCGTCAAAGGCACTGCTGGCTTCCTCGGAAGAATTCGAGAACGCCCAGCACCACCTGGCGGACCACGGCATCACCGTGGGCGACGTCAAGGTCGACGTGTCCAAGATGCTCAAGCGCAAGGACGATATCGTCGGCAAGATGACCAAGGGCATCGAGTTCCTGTTCCGCAAGAACAAGGTGACGCTGCTCAAGGGCTACGGCAAGTTCGTCGGCAAGACCGCCGAGGGCTTCCAGGTCGAGATCGCCGGTGAAGTCGTGACCGCCAAGCAGGTCATCATCGCCACCGGTTCGAAGGCCCGCCACCTGCCGGGCATCAAGGTCGACAACGACCTGGTCAGCGATAACGAGGGTGCGCTCAAGTTCCCCGCAGTGCCGAAGAAGCTGGGCGTGATCGGCGCCGGCGTGATCGGCCTGGAGCTGGGTTCGGTGTGGCGCCGCCTGGGCTCGGACGTGACCGTGCTGGAAGCGCTGCCCGCGTTCCTGGGCGCCGCCGACGAAGGCGTGGCCAAGGAAGCCCAGAAGCAGCTGACCAAGCAAGGCCTGAAGTTCAGCCTCGGCGTGAACGTGAGCGAAGTGACCACCGGCAAGAACGGCGTCACCGTCAAGTACACCGACAAGGACGGCGCCGCCCAGACCCTGGAAGTCGATCGCCTGATCGTGTCGGTCGGCCGCGTGCCCAACACCGACAACCTGGGCCTGGATGCTGTCGGCCTGGCCGCCGACCAGCGCGGTTTCATCGAGGTGGACGACCACTGCGCCACCAAGGTGCCGGGCCTGTGGGCCATCGGCGACGTGGTGCGCGGCCCGATGCTGGCGCACAAGGCCGAGGACGAAGGCGTGGCCGTGGCCGAGCGCATCGCCGGCCAGAAGCCGCATATCGACTACAACTGCGTGCCGTGGGTGATCTACACCTTCCCGGAAATCGCATGGGTCGGCAAGACCGAAGCCCAGCTCAAGGCAGAAGGCCGCGAGTTCAAGGCTGGCCAGTTCCCGTTCATGGCCAACGGCCGTGCGCTGGGCATGGGTCACGCCGATGGCTTCGTCAAGATGCTGGCCGACGCCAAGACCGACGAGATCCTGGGCGTGCACATCGTGGCTGCCAACGCCTCGGACCTGATCGCCGAAGCCGTGGTGGCGATGGAGTTCAAGGCCGCCAGCGAAGATATCGGCCGCGTCTGCCATCCGCACCCGTCGATGTCGGAAGTCATGCGTGAAGCCGCGCTGGCTGTCGACAAGCGTCAACTCAATATGTAA
- a CDS encoding 2-oxoglutarate dehydrogenase E1 component produces MMQQYQSNSYLFGGNAPYVEELYEAYLQNPASVPDNWRSYFDAMQNVPAVDGSNGRDVAHAPIVASFAERAKQGPIKTIVASADSDMGRKRVAATQLIAAYRNIGSHWADLDPLKRQERPPLPDLDPAFYGFSEADLDIVFNASNTYFGKESMSLRELLNNLRETYCGTIGAEFMYVSDQAQKRWWQERLETTRSKPVFTLEKKKHILDRLTAAEGLERFLHTKYVGQKRFSLEGGESFIAAMDELIQRAGTKGVQEIVIGMAHRGRLNVLVNTLGKMPADLFAEFEGKHVDDLPAGDVKYHKGFSSDVSTEGGPVHLSLAFNPSHLEIVNPVVEGSAKARQERRGEVGHKEVLPVQVHGDAAFAGQGVVMETLNLAQTRGYGTGGTMHIVINNQIGFTTSDPRDARSTLYCTDVVKMIEAPVLHVNGDDPEAVVYAMQLAVDFRMEFNKDVVVDIICFRKLGHNEQDTPAVTQPLMYKKISQHPGTRKVYAEKLAAQKLVPAEFGDEKVKEYRAAMDAGKHTADPVLSNFKNKFAVDWMPFLNRKWTDAADTAVPVTELKRLAERITTTPETLKLHPLVEKVVKDRANMGRGDQPLDWGMGEHLAFASLVSSGYPVRITGQDAGRGTFTHRHAVLHDQARERWDAGSYVPLQNVSENQAPFTVIDSVLSEEAVLGFEYGYSAAEPNALVIWEAQFGDFVNGAQVVIDQFISSGEVKWGRASGLTLMLPHGYEGQGPEHSSARIERFLQLCADHNMQVCQPTTPAQIFHLLRRQMIRLFRKPLVIMTPKSLLRNKDAVSSLSELAKGHFETVIADQEELNASKVKRVIMCSGKVYYDLVNTRKEREANDTAIIRLEQLYPFPHKAVAAELKKYPNATEIVWCQDEPQNQGAWFFVQHYIMENMTDGQKLGYAGRPASASPAVGYYAKHNEQQKALLEAAFAKLKGFVLTK; encoded by the coding sequence ATGATGCAGCAGTACCAGAGCAATTCGTACCTCTTCGGCGGTAACGCCCCGTATGTCGAAGAACTGTACGAAGCCTACCTCCAGAATCCCGCCTCGGTTCCCGACAACTGGCGTTCGTATTTCGACGCCATGCAGAACGTTCCCGCCGTCGACGGCTCGAACGGCCGGGATGTCGCCCACGCTCCCATCGTTGCCTCGTTCGCCGAGCGCGCCAAGCAAGGCCCCATCAAGACCATCGTTGCCTCGGCCGATTCCGACATGGGCCGCAAGCGCGTCGCTGCCACCCAGCTGATCGCCGCCTACCGCAACATCGGTTCGCACTGGGCCGACCTGGACCCGCTCAAGCGCCAGGAGCGTCCGCCCCTGCCGGATCTGGACCCCGCGTTCTACGGTTTTTCCGAAGCTGACCTCGACATCGTCTTTAATGCCAGCAATACGTACTTTGGCAAGGAGTCGATGAGCCTGCGCGAGCTGCTGAACAACCTGCGCGAAACCTACTGCGGCACCATCGGCGCCGAATTCATGTACGTGAGCGACCAGGCGCAGAAGCGCTGGTGGCAGGAGCGCCTGGAAACCACGCGTTCCAAGCCGGTCTTCACGCTGGAGAAGAAGAAGCACATCCTCGACCGCCTGACCGCGGCCGAAGGCCTGGAGCGCTTCCTCCACACCAAGTACGTCGGCCAGAAGCGCTTCTCGCTGGAAGGCGGCGAAAGCTTCATCGCCGCGATGGACGAACTGATCCAGCGCGCCGGTACCAAGGGTGTGCAGGAAATCGTGATCGGCATGGCCCACCGCGGCCGCCTGAACGTGCTGGTCAACACGCTGGGCAAGATGCCGGCCGATCTGTTCGCCGAATTCGAAGGCAAGCACGTCGACGACCTGCCGGCCGGTGACGTCAAGTACCACAAGGGCTTCTCGAGCGATGTCTCGACCGAAGGCGGCCCGGTGCACCTGTCGCTGGCGTTCAACCCGTCGCACCTGGAAATCGTCAACCCGGTGGTGGAAGGCTCGGCCAAGGCCCGCCAGGAACGCCGCGGCGAAGTCGGCCACAAGGAAGTGCTGCCGGTGCAGGTGCACGGCGACGCCGCCTTTGCCGGCCAGGGCGTGGTCATGGAGACGCTGAACCTCGCGCAGACCCGCGGCTACGGCACGGGCGGCACGATGCACATCGTCATCAACAACCAGATCGGCTTCACCACCTCCGACCCGCGCGACGCCCGCTCGACGCTGTACTGCACGGACGTGGTCAAGATGATCGAGGCCCCGGTGCTGCACGTGAACGGCGACGATCCCGAAGCCGTGGTGTACGCGATGCAGCTGGCGGTTGATTTCCGCATGGAATTCAACAAGGATGTCGTGGTCGACATCATCTGCTTCCGCAAGCTGGGCCACAACGAGCAGGATACCCCGGCGGTCACGCAGCCGCTGATGTACAAGAAGATCAGCCAGCACCCCGGCACGCGCAAGGTGTACGCCGAGAAGCTGGCCGCGCAGAAGCTGGTCCCGGCCGAGTTTGGCGACGAGAAGGTCAAGGAATACCGCGCTGCGATGGACGCCGGCAAGCACACCGCCGACCCCGTCCTGTCGAACTTCAAGAACAAGTTCGCGGTGGACTGGATGCCGTTCCTGAACCGCAAGTGGACGGACGCCGCCGACACCGCGGTGCCGGTGACCGAACTGAAGCGCCTGGCCGAGCGCATCACCACCACGCCTGAGACGCTGAAGCTGCACCCGCTGGTGGAGAAGGTCGTCAAGGACCGCGCCAACATGGGCCGTGGCGACCAGCCGCTGGACTGGGGCATGGGTGAGCACCTGGCCTTCGCCTCGCTGGTGTCCTCGGGCTACCCGGTGCGCATCACCGGCCAGGACGCCGGCCGCGGCACCTTTACCCACCGCCACGCCGTGCTGCACGACCAGGCGCGCGAGCGCTGGGATGCCGGCTCGTACGTGCCGCTGCAGAACGTGTCGGAAAACCAGGCACCGTTCACGGTGATCGACTCGGTGCTGTCGGAAGAAGCCGTGCTCGGCTTCGAATACGGCTACTCCGCAGCCGAGCCGAACGCGCTGGTGATCTGGGAAGCCCAGTTCGGCGACTTCGTCAACGGCGCCCAGGTGGTGATCGACCAGTTCATCTCGTCGGGTGAAGTGAAGTGGGGCCGCGCCTCGGGCCTGACCCTGATGCTGCCGCACGGCTACGAAGGCCAGGGTCCGGAGCACAGCTCGGCTCGTATCGAACGTTTTCTGCAGCTCTGCGCGGACCACAACATGCAGGTCTGCCAGCCGACCACGCCGGCCCAGATCTTCCACCTGCTGCGCCGCCAGATGATCCGCCTGTTCCGCAAGCCGCTGGTGATCATGACGCCGAAGTCGCTGCTGCGTAACAAGGACGCCGTGTCGTCGCTGTCTGAACTGGCCAAGGGCCACTTCGAGACCGTGATTGCCGACCAGGAAGAACTGAACGCCAGCAAGGTCAAGCGCGTCATCATGTGCTCGGGCAAGGTCTACTACGACCTGGTCAACACGCGCAAGGAACGCGAGGCCAACGACACCGCGATTATCCGCCTGGAACAGCTGTATCCGTTCCCGCACAAGGCTGTTGCCGCGGAACTGAAGAAATATCCGAACGCCACCGAGATCGTGTGGTGCCAGGACGAGCCGCAGAACCAGGGTGCCTGGTTCTTCGTGCAGCACTACATCATGGAAAACATGACGGATGGCCAGAAGCTCGGTTATGCCGGTCGTCCCGCCTCGGCTTCGCCGGCGGTGGGCTACTACGCAAAGCACAACGAGCAACAGAAGGCTCTGCTGGAAGCTGCCTTCGCCAAGCTCAAGGGCTTTGTTCTGACCAAGTAA